GAATTGGCCTGTGTGGCAGAAGGGGGAAAGTGTGTTTGACTGGTTTTATGACGAAGACGAGACTTTTTACATGGTTGAGGGTGAAGTTGAAGTAGAACTGGATAGCGGTGAGAAAGTTAGGATCTCTGCTGGGGATATGGCTAGGTTTAAGGCAGGCACGGGTTGTAAGTGGAAAGTTATCAAGAAGGTCAGAAAACACTATAGAATAGGCTAAGTTTGCGGTTAACTAGTTCTCAAACTCTAGTTGACAGAAAAAAATAATGCAAGCATATGCTCTGGCTGAGGAAGTTTTTGCTACTCTTGTGTTTAATTTTTAGATAGTTAAGCTTTGATAAGCTTTGAAAAAAGCTTATCCTTGGGAGGGAGAAATGGATTTAAGAAGTTATGTTGTAGACATAGGTGTTCGGTCAAAAGAAGCTTTCAGAGTTATTTCAAAAGCGCCGACAAAACAAAAGAACTTAGCTCTATCGCTTATAGCAAAGTATCTTGGTGAGAATAAAGACTATATTCTTGAAGAGAATAAGAAAGATGTGGAGTTTGCAAGAAGTAAAGGTAGATCTGAAGCATTGGTTGATAGGGTAGTTTTAAACGAAAAAAGAATAGCGGGAATAGTTGAGTCAATAAATACGGTAATTTTGCTTGATGACCCTGTTGGAAAAGTAGTTTATAGCTCTAGAAGACCTAATGGTATGTTAGTGAACAAAGTGAAGGTTCCGATAGGAACGATACTTATGATATATGAAGCTAGACCTAATGTTACTGTTGATGCATCGGTGCTTATACTCAAAAGTGGGAACGCAGGAATTCTAAGAGGAGGTAGTGAGTCTTACTATTCAAATATTGCTATTATGTCGCTGGTGGCTAAAGCTTTGGAAGATGTAGGACTGCCTAAGGATGTCATTCAGTATGTGGATAGGAAGGAGCATGAAGTCGTAGACGAGCTTCTTAAGTTGAGTGAGTATATAGATATTGTGATACCTAGAGGTGGTGAGGGACTTATAAACAGTGTGGTGGAGAAGGCTAGAATGCCAGTTCTAAGGCAGGAGAAGGGAGTGTGTCATGTATACGTTGACAAAAGTGCAGACAAGGAGATAGCTGAAAGAATAGTTGTAAACTCCAAGGCTCAGCGCCCGTCAGTTTGTAATGCTGCTGAAACCCTCCTTATCCATAAGGACTATCCTTACAAAAAGGAACTACTTGAGGCTCTTATTAGAGCAAATGTAAAACTTAAGGGATGTAAGGAAACCTTAAAGATAATGGAGGGAATAGAGGAAGCAAAAGAAGAAGATTTCTACAAAGAGTATCTTGACTATATAATGAATGTTAAAATTGTCAATAGCACTGAGGAAGCAATAGAGCACATAAGGAGATACGGATCTGGACACACCGAAGCAATAGTCACTAGGGATTACTTTGAGGCAAACAAGTTCTTAAGAGAGGTTGATTCTTCAACGGTTATGGTTAATGCTTCAACTAGATTTACTGATGGTGGCGAGTTTGGATTGGGAGCTGAAATAGGTATAAGCACTCATAAATTCCACGCAAGAGGCCCTATGGGACTTGCAGAACTTACAACTGACAAGTGGATTGTATATGGTGAAGGACAGATAAGAGAATAGAGTCAGTTTCCCGCAATCTGGTAAAATAAACTCTCTCTTAGCGAAAGGACAAATTGCTGTAGTTCTTCAACAAGTGGTCTTAGTTCATAGCTCATCAGATCACTAGCAGTTATAAGATCCTTTGACGATATGCTCTTCATTACTGACTCAATCACTGAATTGACTTGATCAAATTTGGAGAGATCAAAGTTCTTAACTACATCGTATGGAACAAATGCTGAAGAGCTAATTGAGAAATCTATGAAATCAATCAAACTTATGAAGGTTTCGGAAAAACTGTATAATTCACTTAAAGCTTCTCTATCCTTGCCAAGCTGTAATTTCAGAGGTATGTCATCAAGAAGTCTCAGTAGCTCGGATATGTCATTATCTATGGTCGTATCAAAAAACAAGTTCCCCTTTTCGGAAATCTTATTAAGAACTTCCATTATTTCTTTCAATAGGCAGTGAAGTTCTCCAAGCTTTTCTAGAAGCTGTTTTCTTCTATGATCCTCAGAGAGTTCATCATACGAAAAATCCAAGAGAAACTTTACAATACTATCCCTTTTATGGATTATCTCCGAATTCTTTGCAAATATAAAAAGTAGGTTAACAGAGGTTACAAGAACATCTGATATCCAAGACTTTGCCTGATCAAATATACCAAAATCTATAGTATTCTCCTCAATGTGAGTTTTGAACGATTCCACATAGGGTATAAGCGAAAGTATAAGAGAAGATGATATCTCAAAAAACGAAGCGGTCTCTATCTCTAAGTTGTTGACTTCGTTAAGTTCAATTTTCTCAAGGGCGGGATCATCTGCTGAAAATTCCTTGCCGTCAACTCTGAGTTCTGTGATTGAGTGTCCATACCCATTTACTATCTCTGAGATGCTATCAATAACATCTTTCACAGTTCTTTCATGCTCTATAGTATAGTCTATCTTGTTACCCATTATGTAAATATCCATTACTTGTCCCCTCATAGTATATTATATCGTACAATTTTCATTTTTTTCTAGCTTTTACGTCTAGAACCCAATAGATTTCAATCTCCACTGGACAAATAAGCAGAATTGACTTTTGCCCACTTATTTTCTTCAAATATTCGTCAGTCACAAATCTCACTTTACACTAAACCTTCAGATGTTTATTAGGAAAAGTATTCACCCAGTCCCGATAGGGACTGCAAGAAAAAACCACACCTAACTATGAATCTTAGACTTTATTAGTGTAGAATCAACAGAATCCATTTCCACCAAGCAGGCAAACGATCTCTAAATTCCCTCCTCATCCTTTTGGCCTTAAAAAGTATTCATCCAACCTTGACAGAGATTACAACATCTGATCGCAATACTCTACCACAGAAAAGTTTGAGATTGAAATCTCCTCGGTAAATTAGTTATATTTCTAATGTGAAATTTGTAACTTTCTCCGTGTTCAACCAGAAATATGCTGTGGATATCCGTTACGCTGAAGAAGTTATGCCTATGCTACCCTATCTTGAAATACCTCACTCTCATGAATTCATTGAAGGTATTGTTGAGATCAGAGGAGAAATACTTCCTGTGATAAACATAAGGAAAAAGTTTGGTATAACGGAGGAAAGTAAAGGCAAATCCTATTTAGTGATTATCAGTGTTGATTCCCACAGGTATGGCCTTAAGGTTGATACAATAGAAGGGGTTATTGATGTAAGCGAAAGTGAAATCTCCTCTTCACAAGAGTTGGGAGAAGTGAGTAGTGAATACATAAGTTCAGTTATTAGGAAAGGAACAGAGCTTTACATAGTGGTAGATGTAAGAAAACTTACAGAAATCAAGGCAGTTTAACTATGACAGATAAGGAGAGAGTGGAACTTATAAGAAAAGGTAATCAACTCTTCAACGAAGGTAAAATAGAAGAAGCAGGAAAGATATTTCTTGCAACGGATTACAAGGATGGACTTGTAAGAGTTGGAGATCACTACTTTTATCAAGAAAAGAAGTTTTTTAAAGCCTTTTTCTACTACAAGAAAGCAAATTACCCAAAGAGGCTTAGTGAAATATATAAAAGGTGGGCTGAAGTAATACACTTTCTTCTTGAAGAGGATAAAAAATCGTAAACAAGCACTGGTGAATAAGCCGAGAATTGGAACTGGCATTTAGATAGAACTCTAGATTTACTATGATAAAAGAAACTCAGATCTCTAGAAAAGAGTAAGCTTAGAAAACAAGCCTAGGCAACTCTTAGAGCTAGGTGCTTGGAAGATTTTCTTCCATGCTTTTAAATGTAGTGGAACTCTTTTGCTTTTCAAGGTGGGTCATTATAGCGAGTATTGCTGTGGGGGTAATTCCTGAGATTCTAGATGCCTGAGCAAGATTATAAGGCTTAAACTTTGTAAGCTTCTCTATTACTTCTTTTGAAAGAGACTTCACTTCCCCATAGTTAAAGTTTTCTGGTATCTTCACGTTCTCAAGCTTTGAAAGCTTCTTAACTGCCCTCATTTCTCTGTCAATGTAACCTCTATATTTAATTTCTATTTGCAAGTGTTCTATTATATCATCTGGTAAGTTGTAAGGAATATTGTCTGAGAACTCATAAAGATGTTCCCACCTAGTTCCATTTCTTCTGAGTAGTTCTTCAAGAGATATTGCCTTATTGATAGGTTGTAGTCCTAAGCTTACGAGTTTGTCGTTGTTTTCCTTCGTCGGGGTTATATACTCTTTTGACAGTGTTTCCAGAAGATTCTTGACCATTGTAAGTTTATATTCAACATTCTCCCACATATGTTTAGGCAATAATCCAATCTTATACCCTATTCTTGAAAGCCTGAATATTGCATTATCTTCTCTAAGAAGTAACCTATACTCCGCTCTAGAGGTAAACATCCTGTAAGGTTCGTTTGTGCCTTTTGTGGTCAAGTCATCAATGAGAACTCCTATGTAACTTTCTGTTCTGCTTAATGTTATTGGTGCTTTACCCATAACCTTAAGTGCTGCGTTTATACCAGCAACTATTCCCTGTGATGCTGCTTCCTCATATCCTGTTGTTCCGTTTATTTGCCCTGCTAGGAAGAGGTTCTCAACTAGTTTAGTCTCAAGCGTTGGATAGAGTTGTGTAGGGTCAACATAGTCGTGTTCTACCGCATACCCATATCTGACAATTCTAACGTTTTCCAAACCATTTATGGTTCTGACAAAATTTAGCTGTGTATCAAAAGATAAGCTTGTAGAGATGCCATTTGGATACCACTCATCAAACATTAGGCTTTCTGGCTCTATAAACACATGGTGTCTGTCTCTGTGTGGAAATTTAACAACTTTATCCTCAATTGATGGACAGTATCTAACTCCTGTGCCTTTTATCATCCCACTGTATAATGGTGATGTATGCAGGTTATTCCTTATAACTTCATGGGTTCTCTGGTTAGTAAAGGTTATATATACCTCTCTCTGAGGCTGGATAGGGAATTTGGTTCTGTCGGTCCACATTGAGAAAGGCTTGAAGTTGGGATCTGTTTTCTGGATTTCCATAACCGAAAAATTAATGCTTTTACCGTCAAGTCTTGGTGGAGTTCCTGTTTTAAACCTGCCTACCCTAAATCCTAAGGAGATGAATTGCTCGGAAAGTTCACTTACAGGATTCTCTCCCATCCTACCACCTGGAATTGTAGACTTACCAACGAACAACATCCCTCTCATAAAAGTTCCAGGAGTTATTACAACAGCCTTACCATAGATGGTTTCCCCAAACACTGTCTCAATTCCTATAACCTTTCTCCCGTCAAGCAAAAGTTTTTTGACACTACCTTGCTTAACAGTAAGATTAGGCTGTGAAAACAATACTTTTCTCATATAGTCACGGTACTGATACTTATCAATCTGTGCTCTTGAAGATTTGACAGCAGGACCACGAGAATCATTGAGAACCCTAAACTGTATACCATTGTAATCCGACGCTCTTCCCATCTCACCACCTAAGGCATCAATTTCCCTAACAAGGTGTCCTTTCGCAGTTCCACCTATTGACGGATTGCAGGACATCTGACCAATTGTCTCTATATTCAATGTTACCAAAAGTGTAGGGACTCCCATTCTAGCACTCGCAAGAGATGCCTCAATCCCTGCATGCCCACCACCTACAACTATCACTCCATACTCCTCAGGAAAATATGTCATATCTACCCTTTCCTAAAAAGCAAATGTTATTTTAAATCAAAAGTGTAATTATTTCAAATCAACACAAATTCAAGCACACCATATACCTTCACAAAATT
The sequence above is a segment of the Brevinematia bacterium genome. Coding sequences within it:
- a CDS encoding cupin domain-containing protein produces the protein MERVKVWKPSEREIEEAKNWPVWQKGESVFDWFYDEDETFYMVEGEVEVELDSGEKVRISAGDMARFKAGTGCKWKVIKKVRKHYRIG
- a CDS encoding glutamate-5-semialdehyde dehydrogenase, with translation MDLRSYVVDIGVRSKEAFRVISKAPTKQKNLALSLIAKYLGENKDYILEENKKDVEFARSKGRSEALVDRVVLNEKRIAGIVESINTVILLDDPVGKVVYSSRRPNGMLVNKVKVPIGTILMIYEARPNVTVDASVLILKSGNAGILRGGSESYYSNIAIMSLVAKALEDVGLPKDVIQYVDRKEHEVVDELLKLSEYIDIVIPRGGEGLINSVVEKARMPVLRQEKGVCHVYVDKSADKEIAERIVVNSKAQRPSVCNAAETLLIHKDYPYKKELLEALIRANVKLKGCKETLKIMEGIEEAKEEDFYKEYLDYIMNVKIVNSTEEAIEHIRRYGSGHTEAIVTRDYFEANKFLREVDSSTVMVNASTRFTDGGEFGLGAEIGISTHKFHARGPMGLAELTTDKWIVYGEGQIRE
- a CDS encoding chemotaxis protein CheW, translated to MKFVTFSVFNQKYAVDIRYAEEVMPMLPYLEIPHSHEFIEGIVEIRGEILPVINIRKKFGITEESKGKSYLVIISVDSHRYGLKVDTIEGVIDVSESEISSSQELGEVSSEYISSVIRKGTELYIVVDVRKLTEIKAV
- the mnmG gene encoding tRNA uridine-5-carboxymethylaminomethyl(34) synthesis enzyme MnmG, which gives rise to MTYFPEEYGVIVVGGGHAGIEASLASARMGVPTLLVTLNIETIGQMSCNPSIGGTAKGHLVREIDALGGEMGRASDYNGIQFRVLNDSRGPAVKSSRAQIDKYQYRDYMRKVLFSQPNLTVKQGSVKKLLLDGRKVIGIETVFGETIYGKAVVITPGTFMRGMLFVGKSTIPGGRMGENPVSELSEQFISLGFRVGRFKTGTPPRLDGKSINFSVMEIQKTDPNFKPFSMWTDRTKFPIQPQREVYITFTNQRTHEVIRNNLHTSPLYSGMIKGTGVRYCPSIEDKVVKFPHRDRHHVFIEPESLMFDEWYPNGISTSLSFDTQLNFVRTINGLENVRIVRYGYAVEHDYVDPTQLYPTLETKLVENLFLAGQINGTTGYEEAASQGIVAGINAALKVMGKAPITLSRTESYIGVLIDDLTTKGTNEPYRMFTSRAEYRLLLREDNAIFRLSRIGYKIGLLPKHMWENVEYKLTMVKNLLETLSKEYITPTKENNDKLVSLGLQPINKAISLEELLRRNGTRWEHLYEFSDNIPYNLPDDIIEHLQIEIKYRGYIDREMRAVKKLSKLENVKIPENFNYGEVKSLSKEVIEKLTKFKPYNLAQASRISGITPTAILAIMTHLEKQKSSTTFKSMEENLPST